Proteins encoded in a region of the Elaeis guineensis isolate ETL-2024a chromosome 7, EG11, whole genome shotgun sequence genome:
- the LOC140859340 gene encoding uncharacterized protein: protein MASDGVQMQIPKLTKENFGNWCIQMKSLFGSQDLWEIVNDGYTEPTPDQERGYNQNQKEALRVTRRRDKKALFQLYQALDEVTFERIAEATSAKQAWDTLSIIFKGEEKVKRIRLQQLRREFEVATMKETENIFNYFSRILVIVNQLKRNGEKIDDVRVVEKILRSLTPRFEHIVVAIEEANDVDTLSINALMGKLQVHEQKKQNKIEAANTEQILQSKVEAKDQKGKDQGQSQAFRDASNNIRGGGNNYRGRGRGRSHGRGGYNGGRGRTPNFNNGRGGRRGEHGRGRRLNGGRDQARSNVQCYNCHKYGHYSYECWNNEQSNYSESKNQEEEPTLLLACQQNGDLKNKRPIRGVARRDAW, encoded by the exons ATGGCTAGTGATGGTGTGCAAATGCAAATCCCAAAGCTTACTAAGGAGAACTTTGGGAATTGGTGTATCCAGATGAAGTCATTGTTTGGCTCACAAGATCTATGGGAGATCGTTAATGATGGCTACACCGAGCCTACACCAGATCAAGAGAGAGGGTACAATCAAAATCAAAAGGAGGCTTTGAGAGTTACAAGGAGGAGAGACAAGAAAGCTTTGTTTCAATTGTATCAAGCCTTGGATGAGGTGACATTTGAAAGAATTGCTGAGGCAACTTCTGCAAAGCAAGCATGGGATACTCTCTCCATCATAtttaaaggagaagaaaaagtgaaGCGAATTCGACTACAACAACTACGGAGAGAATTTGAAGTCGCCACCATGAAGGAGACGGAGAATATCTTCAACTACTTTTCTCGAATATTGGTTATCGTAAACCAATTGAAGAGGAATGGAGAGAAGATAGATGATGTTCGAGTGGTAGAGAAGATACTTCGGTCTTTGACACCGAGGTTTGAGCATATTGTTGTCGCTATTGAAGAAGCTAATGATGTGGATACTCTATCCATCAATGCGTTGATGGGTAAACTTCAAGTCCATGAACAAAAGAAGCAAAATAAAATTGAAGCAGCTAATACAGAGCAAATACTTCAATCAAAGGTGGAGGCCAAAGATCAAAAAGGAAAGGATCAAGGGCAATCTCAAGCATTTCGAGATGCTAGTAACAACATAAGAGGTGGTGGCAACAACTATCGTGGTCGTGGTCGAGGCCGTAGTCATGGTCGAGGaggctacaatggtggaagaggcCGAACTCCAAATTTCAACAATGGAAGAGGTGGTAGAAGAGGTGAACATGGTCGAGGTAGAAGATTAAATGGAGGTCGTGACCAAGCAAGATCCAATGTTCAATGCTATAATTGCCACAAATATGGGCATTATAGCTATGAGTGTTGGAACAATGAGCAAAGCAACTACTCCGAATCCAAAAACCAAGAAGAAGAGCCAACTCTTCTTTTGGCATGCCAACAAAATGGAGACTTGAAGAAT AAAAGACCTATTCGTGGAGTTGCAAGAAGGGATGCATGGTGA
- the LOC105048586 gene encoding LOW QUALITY PROTEIN: pentatricopeptide repeat-containing protein At4g19191, mitochondrial (The sequence of the model RefSeq protein was modified relative to this genomic sequence to represent the inferred CDS: inserted 3 bases in 3 codons) → MASHARALNRFLSPSTVNAWNSAIRASANEGLHREALLLYRQMKRSXLHPDHLTFPFLLKACALLPDTPLPQIIHAHVLKSPFSSDVFVGTAMVDMYVKCRQLEAANVLFESMPERDAAAWNVVIMGFSDLGSLDRVLAVFNRMRLAEVSPDSITIISLTRSCGCENNPSMLKAVHCLGIQMGIGADVAVANTWISAYAKCEDLGSAESVFTEISIEMRSVVSWNSMIAGYAYVGRSNEAIGFFVXMSREGVRPDLSTTVSLLSVFAHSEATSEGKLIHSVAIKAGLDSDVSFMNTLIAFYSKCGDVDAAQYCFNNMSERTPVSWTALISGYAENGYTDEAMDLFHAMEAAGERPDAVTVVAVLSACSQMGALDLGRSMNRYAIANGFEGTVLVCNALIDMYAKCGSLGEARRLFDVMHRRTIVSWTAMIMGYAINGDFTEALDLFSQMVKSGLKPNHVTLLAVLQACAHGGLLEKGLVFFDMMSKVYHIKPRLEHYACMADLLGRRGRLKEAFRFIQRMPVKPDAGVWXALLGACITHHETEIGMYVVSHLFELEPQAAASYVGMANIFAAKQRWEGVAKLRVMMKQKGIRKSPGRSIVQVNGRFHIFTVEDRTHPEGLQIYEVLDNLALLLKEAGHQTDFECLLAFEME, encoded by the exons ATGGCCTCCCATGCTCGGGCTCTCAACCGTTTCTTAAGTCCATCGACCGTTAACGCCTGGAACTCCGCCATCCGAGCATCCGCCAACGAGGGCCTCCACCGGGAAGCCCTCCTTCTGTACCGCCAGATGAAGAGAT GCCTCCACCCCGACCACCTCACCTTCCCCTTCCTTCTCAAAGCCTGCGCGCTCCTTCCTGATACCCCCCTCCCCCAAATCATCCACGCCCACGTCCTCAAATCCCCTTTCTCCTCTGATGTCTTCGTTGGGACGGCGATGGTCGACATGTACGTCAAGTGCCGGCAACTGGAGGCTGCGAATGTTCTGTTTGAAAGTATGCCCGAGAGAGATGCCGCTGCTTGGAATGTCGTGATTATGGGATTTTCTGACCTTGGTTCTCTTGACAGGGTTTTAGCCGTCTTTAACCGCATGAGATTGGCCGAGGTCAGCCCTGACTCAATCACCATCATAAGCTTGACTCGGTCATGCGGCTGCGAGAACAACCCGAGCATGCTGAAAGCTGTTCATTGTTTGGGGATTCAGATGGGAATCGGAGCTGATGTTGCAGTGGCCAACACCTGGATTTCTGCCTATGCCAAGTGCGAGGATCTGGGCTCGGCTGAATCTGTCTTTACCGAGATCTCCATCGAAATGAGGTCGGTTGTGTCATGGAATTCCATGATCGCAGGTTATGCATATGTTGGAAGATCCAATGAAGCCATTGGTTTCTTTG CGATGAGTCGAGAAGGCGTTCGACCAGATTTGAGCACCACTGTCAGCTTACTTTCGGTCTTCGCGCATTCTGAAGCAACATCAGAGGGTAAGCTCATCCATTCAGTTGCTATTAAAGCAGGATTGGATTCGGATGTTTCTTTTATGAATACTCTGATTGCATTTTACTCGAAATGTGGAGATGTCGATGCTGCACAATATTGTTTCAACAACATGTCTGAGAGGACTCCTGTTTCTTGGACCGCACTTATCAGTGGCTATGCCGAAAATGGATATACGGATGAGGCTATGGATCTGTTTCATGCCATGGAAGCTGCTGGGGAAAGACCTGATGCAGTCACTGTGGTTGCTGTTCTCTCTGCTTGTAGCCAAATGGGAGCTCTTGATCTTGGCAGATCAATGAATAGGTATGCAATTGCAAATGGGTTTGAAGGCACTGTCCTAGTTTGTAATGCATTAATAGACATGTATGCCAAATGTGGTAGCCTCGGTGAAGCTCGAAGACTTTTTGATGTCATGCATCGAAGAACGATAGTCTCTTGGACTGCCATGATCATGGGTTATGCCATAAATGGAGATTTTACAGAagctttagatttattttctcaGATGGTGAAATCAGGATTGAAGCCGAATCATGTAACACTTTTGGCTGTTCTGCAAGCATGTGCCCATGGTGGCTTGCTGGAGAAGGGGTTGGTCTTTTTTGATATGATGAGTAAAGTGTATCACATAAAGCCTAGATTAGAACATTATGCTTGCATGGCTGATCTCCTTGGCCGTCGAGGGAGACTAAAAGAGGCATTCAGATTCATCCAAAGAATGCCTGTCAAACCGGATGCTGGTGTGT GTGCTCTCCTTGGTGCTTGCATAACTCACCACGAGACCGAGATTGGGATGTATGTAGTGAGCCATCTTTTTGAATTAGAACCTCAAGCAGCTGCATCGTATGTTGGTATGGCCAATATTTTTGCTGCAAAACAGAGGTGGGAAGGTGTAGCAAAGTTGCGTGTGATGATGAAACAGAAGGGGATCAGGAAGTCACCTGGACGGAGCATTGTTCAGGTGAATGGAAGGTTTCATATATTCACTGTTGAAGATAGGACTCATCCCGAAGGCTTGCAGATTTATGAAGTCCTCGATAATTTGGCTCTGCTCTTAAAAGAAGCAGGTCATCAGACAGATTTTGAATGTTTATTGGCATTTGAAATGGAATAG